The genomic interval AGGAGGGATGTTAAAATGCTTACCAAACGAATCATACCCTGTCTAGATGTGGATAAGGGACGGGTTGTAAAGGGCATTAATTTTGTGGATCTAAAGGATGTAGGAGATCCTGTGGAGGTGGCTAAGGCCTATAACCGACAGGGGGCAGATGAACTGGTGTTTTTAGACATCACCGCCTCCAATGAAGAAAGGGACATTCTACTGGATGTGGTGAAGAAGACGGCCCAAGAGATTACTATTCCCTTGACGGTGGGGGGAGGTATCAGAAGCACCGATGATTTTCGACGGGTTCTAGAAAGTGGTGCTGATAAGGTTTCCATTAACTCAGCTGCTGTAAAAAATCCTAAGCTAATCACAGAATGTGCCAGACTATTTGGCTCCCAAGTGGTGGTGGCCATCGATGTTAAAAGACAACGGGATGGGAGCTATCACGTCTATATCAAAGGTGGGCAAGAGGACACAGGATTAGAAGCAGTAGCCTGGGCTAGGGAAGTAGAAAAGCTGGGGGCAGGGGAAATCCTACTTACCAGTATGGATGGAGATGGCACCAAAGGAGGGTATGATCTAGAAATTACCCGACAGGTCAGTGAAGCTGTAGGCATCCCCGTCATCGCCTCTGGTGGAGCAGGAAATTCCGAGGATTTCTACGATGTATTTACCGAGGGAAAGGCAGATGCAGCACTGGCGGCCTCTTTATTTCATTTTAAGGAAGTGGCCATAGGGGAATTAAAGAACTATTTAAAGGAAAAAGGCATACCCATAAAAACAAACCCCTAGCAGTTGTCATCATGAGGGCAGCCACAATGTCATCTGAGCAAAGCAAAGGATCTTATGCTTTTATGTACTCATTCTCATTAGTAGGGGCGACCTTAGGTCGCCTAAAAGCAACAGAAAGCAGGTGAAAAAAATAAAAGACTTAACAAACCTAAAATTTGATAAAAAAGGACTAATCCCCACCATCATAAAGGAATCCACCACAGGAGAGGTTCTGATGCTGGCCTATATGAATAAGACCTCCCTGACAAAAACCCTAGAAACAGGAGAAACCTGGTTTTGGAGTCGCAGCAGGGGGGAGCTATGGCATAAGGGAGCCACCTCTGGACACACCCAACAGGTGAAGGAAATCCGATATGACTGTGATGGAGATGCCCTGTTAATTGAAGTCATACAAAAAGGTGCCGCCTGCCATACGGGAGAAAAATCCTGTTTTTATAATGACCTCTACACCACAGAAAAAAATGAAGGGAGGGCCCAAATACTACAGGACCTCTATGGCATTATAGAGGATCGGAAGGCAAATCCCAAGGAGGGCTCCTATACCAACTATCTCTTTGATAAGGGGATGGATAAAATCCTAAAAAAAGTCGGCGAAGAAACGGCAGAGGTTATTATCGCCGCCAAAAACCCAGCTAAGGAGGAGTTGATTTATGAGACCAGTGACCTCCTCTATCATCTATTGGTACTACTAAAAGAAAAGGAAGTACCTTTGGAGGATATTTTTCAAGAACTCCAAAGCCGCCACGGATAAATCTTTTAATTTAATCTTGCGTAGGGGTTGACCTTTGGTCCCCCGTCTAACTACAAAAAGCTATGG from Natronincola ferrireducens carries:
- the hisIE gene encoding bifunctional phosphoribosyl-AMP cyclohydrolase/phosphoribosyl-ATP diphosphatase HisIE, which translates into the protein MKKIKDLTNLKFDKKGLIPTIIKESTTGEVLMLAYMNKTSLTKTLETGETWFWSRSRGELWHKGATSGHTQQVKEIRYDCDGDALLIEVIQKGAACHTGEKSCFYNDLYTTEKNEGRAQILQDLYGIIEDRKANPKEGSYTNYLFDKGMDKILKKVGEETAEVIIAAKNPAKEELIYETSDLLYHLLVLLKEKEVPLEDIFQELQSRHG
- the hisF gene encoding imidazole glycerol phosphate synthase subunit HisF, producing MLTKRIIPCLDVDKGRVVKGINFVDLKDVGDPVEVAKAYNRQGADELVFLDITASNEERDILLDVVKKTAQEITIPLTVGGGIRSTDDFRRVLESGADKVSINSAAVKNPKLITECARLFGSQVVVAIDVKRQRDGSYHVYIKGGQEDTGLEAVAWAREVEKLGAGEILLTSMDGDGTKGGYDLEITRQVSEAVGIPVIASGGAGNSEDFYDVFTEGKADAALAASLFHFKEVAIGELKNYLKEKGIPIKTNP